In Agrobacterium tumefaciens, a single genomic region encodes these proteins:
- a CDS encoding MFS transporter codes for MTAITMNDALERAGAGAYQRRLMGIFGLVWAADAMQVLAVGFTAASIAATFGLTVPQALQTGTAFFFGMLLGAAGFGRLADRYGRRRVLIVTVACDALFGVLSIFSPDFTILLILRFLTGAAVGGTLPVDYAMMAEFLPAKNRGRWLVFLEGFWAVGTLIVALAAWGASLAGVADAWRYIFAVTAFPAVLGLGLRFLVPESPLYLLRTGRSEEAKAVVNRMLVTNGHAPLDAGTGLFQPDVTKGQGIFSPALRQRSIMILAIWFLVSVSYYGVFTWMPAKLAGDGFGFVRGYGFLVLVALAQIPGYALAAYGVEQWGRKPTLIGFCLLSALGCLLFTLATGGVMIAASLLIMSFALLGTWGALYAFTPELYPTESRATGMGAAGAMARLGGLLAPSLLGYAIAQGFGVAIGIFAGLLVLAAIAATMINAETRQVALT; via the coding sequence ATGACGGCAATCACCATGAACGATGCGCTGGAGCGCGCAGGCGCGGGCGCCTATCAGCGGCGGCTGATGGGCATATTCGGCCTTGTCTGGGCAGCGGACGCCATGCAGGTTCTTGCCGTCGGCTTCACCGCCGCCTCGATTGCCGCAACCTTCGGCCTGACGGTGCCGCAGGCGTTGCAGACCGGCACCGCGTTCTTTTTCGGCATGTTGCTGGGTGCTGCCGGTTTCGGGCGTCTGGCGGACCGATATGGGCGTCGCCGGGTGCTGATCGTTACCGTGGCCTGCGATGCCCTGTTCGGCGTGCTTTCGATATTCTCGCCTGATTTCACCATTTTGCTCATCCTGCGTTTTCTCACCGGGGCGGCAGTGGGCGGCACGCTGCCGGTGGATTATGCGATGATGGCGGAGTTCCTGCCTGCCAAAAATCGCGGGCGCTGGCTGGTCTTTCTGGAAGGTTTCTGGGCCGTCGGCACGCTGATCGTGGCGCTGGCGGCGTGGGGTGCCAGCCTTGCTGGCGTGGCCGATGCCTGGCGTTATATTTTCGCGGTGACGGCTTTCCCAGCCGTTCTTGGCCTCGGGCTTCGCTTTCTGGTGCCGGAATCGCCGCTCTACCTGCTGCGCACTGGGCGATCCGAAGAAGCCAAGGCCGTCGTCAACCGCATGCTGGTGACCAATGGCCACGCGCCGCTCGATGCCGGAACCGGGCTTTTCCAGCCTGACGTGACCAAGGGGCAGGGGATATTTTCACCGGCGCTCCGCCAGCGCAGCATCATGATCCTCGCCATCTGGTTTCTCGTCTCCGTCTCCTATTATGGTGTCTTCACCTGGATGCCGGCGAAACTGGCGGGAGACGGTTTCGGCTTCGTGCGCGGTTATGGGTTTCTGGTGCTGGTGGCGCTGGCGCAAATCCCCGGTTATGCGCTTGCCGCCTATGGCGTCGAACAATGGGGCCGCAAGCCGACGCTGATCGGTTTCTGCCTGCTCTCAGCGCTCGGCTGCCTGCTCTTTACCCTTGCCACCGGTGGAGTAATGATTGCCGCTTCGCTTCTCATCATGAGCTTTGCGCTGCTTGGCACCTGGGGTGCGCTTTATGCTTTCACGCCGGAACTTTACCCGACGGAGTCACGGGCGACCGGCATGGGGGCTGCGGGCGCCATGGCAAGGCTCGGCGGCCTGCTGGCGCCATCTCTGCTGGGTTATGCGATCGCGCAGGGTTTTGGGGTCGCGATCGGCATATTTGCCGGGCTGCTGGTGCTGGCCGCCATTGCGGCGACCATGATCAATGCGGAAACGCGGCAGGTTGCGCTGACCTGA
- a CDS encoding GNAT family N-acetyltransferase — protein MSKHDLVYLTEDASHDAIIEVINEEAFGPGRHTRAAARIREQGPHDRSLSFVCADDGETIASVRMTPVLAGGVKGHMLGPLAVRPSHKNMGIGRELVRIAIAAARRKGSEAVILIGDPPYYMPLGFEKVAYAALDFPGPVDPNRVLVVPLGDDVHQRLKGKIGWRNCEAVMPATAEDEGFEEPLRVYG, from the coding sequence ATGTCCAAGCACGATCTTGTCTACCTCACCGAGGACGCGTCGCACGACGCCATCATCGAAGTCATCAACGAAGAAGCATTTGGTCCCGGCCGGCACACCCGTGCAGCGGCGCGCATCCGCGAGCAGGGGCCGCATGACCGGTCGCTGTCCTTCGTCTGCGCTGACGATGGCGAAACCATTGCTTCGGTGCGCATGACGCCGGTTCTGGCCGGTGGGGTGAAGGGCCATATGCTTGGACCGCTTGCGGTTCGGCCTTCGCACAAGAATATGGGCATCGGCCGCGAACTCGTCCGGATCGCCATTGCGGCAGCCCGGCGCAAGGGCTCCGAGGCTGTCATTCTGATCGGTGATCCGCCCTATTACATGCCGCTTGGTTTCGAAAAGGTTGCTTATGCGGCGCTCGATTTTCCGGGGCCGGTTGACCCGAACCGGGTGCTTGTGGTGCCGCTTGGCGACGACGTTCATCAGCGGCTGAAGGGCAAGATCGGCTGGCGCAACTGCGAGGCCGTCATGCCTGCTACTGCGGAAGATGAGGGTTTCGAGGAGCCTCTCAGGGTTTACGGCTGA
- a CDS encoding glutathione S-transferase family protein, with the protein MGMLVEGVWKDVWYDTKETKGHFKRSASQFRNWVTVDGAAGPSGEGGFEAEKDRYHLYVSFACPWAHRTLIFRKLKKLEDLISVSVVDPLMLENGWEFKPEGERTPGATQDHLFGSSTLWQVYTKADPNYSGRVTVPVLWDKKRGTIVSNESAEIIRMFNVAFNDLTGSDADYYPEALRAEIDALNDVIYDTVNNGVYKAGFATTQDAYQQNAVKVFETLDMLEDRLKDRRFLFGSEQTEADWRLFTTLVRFDPVYVGHFKCNIRRIHDYPHLTGYLRDLYQTPGVPDTVDMRHIKEHYYRSHRTINPTGVVPIGPELDLTMAHGREALA; encoded by the coding sequence ATGGGCATGCTGGTGGAAGGCGTATGGAAAGACGTCTGGTACGACACCAAGGAAACCAAGGGGCATTTCAAACGCAGCGCCTCGCAATTCCGCAACTGGGTCACAGTGGATGGCGCAGCCGGCCCCTCCGGAGAAGGCGGTTTCGAGGCGGAGAAGGATCGTTACCACCTCTATGTTTCCTTCGCCTGCCCGTGGGCACACCGTACGCTGATCTTCCGCAAGCTGAAAAAGCTGGAAGACCTGATCTCGGTCTCCGTCGTTGATCCGCTGATGCTGGAAAACGGCTGGGAGTTCAAGCCTGAGGGCGAGCGCACGCCGGGCGCGACGCAGGATCACCTGTTCGGCTCCTCCACGCTCTGGCAGGTCTACACGAAAGCGGACCCCAACTATTCCGGGCGTGTCACCGTACCGGTCCTCTGGGATAAAAAGCGCGGCACCATTGTCTCCAATGAATCGGCGGAAATCATCCGCATGTTCAACGTGGCCTTCAACGACCTCACCGGATCGGACGCGGATTATTACCCCGAGGCGCTGCGCGCCGAGATCGATGCGCTGAACGACGTCATCTACGACACCGTCAATAACGGCGTCTACAAGGCCGGTTTCGCCACCACGCAGGATGCCTATCAGCAGAATGCGGTGAAGGTGTTCGAAACGCTGGACATGCTGGAAGACCGCCTGAAGGACCGGCGCTTCCTGTTCGGTTCAGAACAGACGGAAGCGGACTGGCGCCTGTTCACCACGCTGGTGCGGTTCGACCCTGTCTATGTCGGCCATTTCAAATGCAACATCCGCCGCATCCACGACTATCCGCATCTGACGGGCTACCTGCGCGATCTCTACCAGACACCGGGCGTGCCTGACACGGTCGATATGCGCCATATCAAGGAGCATTATTACCGCAGCCACCGCACCATCAATCCGACCGGCGTCGTGCCCATCGGCCCGGAACTGGACCTGACAATGGCCCATGGCCGCGAGGCGCTCGCCTGA
- a CDS encoding NUDIX domain-containing protein, translating to MNDETTGQKARPFHMRVFIRFLHFVFLLTRGATLGVRAACFDEKGRIFLVRHTYLPGWYLPGGGVERGETLLMALQKEIREEGNLEAASKPELFHVYLNLEGSNRDHVTLYRLDVTQTQPKKPDYEITESGFFELSDLPEGVTPATRRRLAELAGEAEIADHW from the coding sequence GTGAATGACGAGACAACCGGGCAGAAGGCCCGTCCGTTCCACATGCGTGTCTTCATCCGCTTTCTGCATTTCGTTTTTCTGCTCACGCGCGGGGCCACGCTTGGCGTGCGTGCGGCCTGCTTCGATGAAAAGGGCAGGATTTTTCTGGTGCGGCACACCTATCTGCCCGGCTGGTATCTGCCGGGCGGCGGCGTGGAGCGTGGTGAGACGCTGCTGATGGCGCTGCAAAAGGAAATTCGCGAGGAAGGCAATCTCGAAGCGGCCTCAAAGCCGGAGCTTTTCCACGTCTATCTCAATCTGGAGGGCAGCAATCGCGATCATGTCACGCTTTACCGGCTTGATGTCACCCAGACTCAACCGAAAAAGCCGGATTACGAGATTACCGAAAGCGGCTTTTTCGAGCTTTCAGACCTGCCGGAAGGGGTGACACCCGCCACCCGCCGCCGCCTTGCCGAGCTTGCCGGCGAAGCGGAAATTGCCGACCACTGGTAG
- a CDS encoding metallophosphoesterase family protein, protein MFKLAHISDVHLGPLPKLTFRELASKRITGFVNWHRNRRKHLFTDTLEKLLDDLETKSPDHLAITGDLVNLATGIEIRAAADWLEEVGEPEKTSVVPGNHDAYVSGAHDKAMQAWYPYVRGDGDPAEWDDDRKIFPYMRVRGPVALIGCSTSIATPPFSATGYFGNRQARATAELLKKAGEQGLFRVVMIHHPPIRGAAAAHKRMFGMRRFAAALGVGGAELVLHGHTHLNTVYWLNTHHGEDHIPVVGIASASQGPGGEKPRAAYNLFNISGGPGTWNVACERHSLNETGTGVALEDIRVFYENGRPLGFPRLGE, encoded by the coding sequence ATGTTCAAACTTGCGCATATTTCAGACGTCCATTTAGGGCCATTGCCAAAGCTCACTTTCCGGGAACTTGCATCCAAGCGTATCACCGGTTTCGTCAACTGGCACCGCAACCGCCGCAAGCATCTCTTCACCGATACGCTGGAAAAACTGCTCGACGATCTCGAGACAAAATCACCGGACCATCTGGCTATTACCGGCGATCTCGTCAATCTTGCGACGGGCATCGAAATCCGCGCCGCCGCCGACTGGCTGGAGGAAGTGGGTGAGCCTGAAAAGACCTCCGTCGTTCCCGGCAATCACGACGCCTATGTGTCCGGCGCGCACGACAAGGCCATGCAGGCCTGGTATCCTTACGTGCGCGGTGACGGCGACCCCGCGGAATGGGACGACGACCGCAAGATTTTCCCTTATATGCGGGTGCGCGGCCCGGTGGCGCTGATCGGCTGTTCCACCTCGATTGCCACGCCGCCCTTCTCCGCGACAGGATATTTTGGCAACCGGCAGGCCCGCGCCACGGCGGAGCTGCTGAAAAAAGCCGGTGAACAGGGCTTGTTCCGCGTTGTGATGATCCATCATCCGCCGATCCGGGGTGCGGCTGCCGCTCATAAACGCATGTTCGGCATGCGCCGTTTTGCAGCCGCGCTCGGCGTCGGCGGCGCGGAGCTTGTGCTGCATGGTCATACGCATTTGAACACGGTCTATTGGCTGAACACCCATCACGGGGAAGACCACATCCCGGTCGTCGGCATTGCCTCCGCCAGCCAGGGACCGGGCGGCGAAAAACCGCGCGCGGCCTATAATCTTTTCAACATTTCCGGCGGTCCCGGCACCTGGAACGTCGCCTGCGAACGGCATAGCCTCAATGAGACGGGGACGGGTGTGGCGCTTGAGGATATCAGGGTGTTTTATGAAAACGGGCGGCCGCTGGGGTTTCCGCGGTTGGGGGAATAG
- the leuA gene encoding 2-isopropylmalate synthase, with amino-acid sequence MDGKITNISKGMNDASVKYRPYPTINIPDRTWPGKTIEKAPIWCSVDLRDGNQSLVNPMGHDRKARMFKLLLEMGFKEIEIGFPSASQTDFDFARWCVEQGNVPDDVSLQVLVQCRPELITRTFEALEGANKPIIHFYNSTSELQRRVVFGKDVHGIKQIAVDAAKMITDMAAKAGGGFRFEYSPESFTGTELEVALEICNAVVEVVKPTADNKLILNLPSTVEMATPNIYADQIEWMCRNIDNRENVIISLHPHNDRGTGIAATELGLMAGADRVEGTLFGNGERTGNVDVVTLALNMYTQGVDPELDCRDIERIKAVYEYSNEMTIPERHPYVGELVYTAFSGSHQDAINKGMKAIKVANHPVWEVPYLPIDPKDVGRSYEAIIRINSQSGKGGIAYILQQDYGINLPRNLQVEFREEIQRITDEEGVELPAKRIYERFIERYVTQPNARIKFVDHHTYPAGDFKGVRIVAAEITDNGEVKRIEGKGTGPIDGFINALSVYLGIDLSVNDYSEHSLQHGSNASAIAYVEMEHPGGKLFGAGINTNIVAASLEAIVSAANRVLEERAK; translated from the coding sequence ATGGACGGCAAGATCACCAATATTTCCAAGGGCATGAACGACGCGAGCGTGAAGTATCGCCCTTACCCGACCATCAATATCCCTGACCGCACCTGGCCGGGCAAGACCATCGAGAAGGCGCCGATCTGGTGTTCGGTGGATCTGCGCGATGGCAACCAGTCGCTGGTCAACCCCATGGGCCACGACCGCAAGGCCCGCATGTTCAAGCTGCTGCTCGAAATGGGCTTCAAGGAAATCGAAATCGGTTTCCCGTCGGCCTCGCAGACCGACTTTGATTTCGCCCGCTGGTGCGTGGAACAGGGCAATGTGCCTGACGACGTGTCCCTGCAGGTGCTGGTGCAGTGCCGCCCGGAACTGATCACCCGCACGTTTGAAGCACTGGAAGGCGCCAACAAGCCGATCATCCACTTCTACAATTCAACCTCTGAACTGCAGCGCCGCGTGGTGTTCGGCAAGGATGTACACGGCATCAAGCAAATCGCCGTCGATGCGGCCAAGATGATTACTGACATGGCAGCCAAGGCCGGCGGCGGTTTCCGCTTCGAATATTCGCCTGAGAGTTTTACCGGCACCGAGCTGGAAGTGGCGCTGGAAATCTGCAACGCGGTGGTCGAGGTTGTGAAGCCGACGGCGGATAACAAGCTGATCCTGAACCTGCCTTCCACGGTGGAAATGGCGACGCCGAACATCTATGCCGACCAGATCGAATGGATGTGCCGCAATATCGATAATCGCGAAAACGTCATCATCTCGCTGCATCCTCATAATGACCGCGGCACGGGCATCGCCGCGACCGAGCTGGGCCTGATGGCCGGTGCGGACCGCGTCGAAGGCACGCTGTTTGGTAACGGCGAGCGCACCGGCAATGTCGATGTCGTGACGCTGGCGCTGAACATGTATACGCAGGGCGTCGATCCGGAACTGGATTGCCGCGATATCGAGCGCATCAAGGCGGTCTATGAATATTCCAACGAGATGACGATCCCCGAGCGCCACCCTTATGTCGGCGAACTGGTCTACACGGCGTTTTCCGGCTCGCATCAGGATGCGATCAACAAGGGCATGAAGGCGATCAAGGTTGCCAATCATCCCGTCTGGGAAGTGCCCTATCTGCCGATCGACCCGAAGGATGTCGGCCGTTCCTACGAGGCGATCATCCGCATCAACTCGCAGTCCGGCAAAGGTGGCATCGCCTATATTCTGCAGCAGGATTACGGCATCAACCTGCCGCGCAACCTGCAGGTGGAGTTCCGCGAGGAGATCCAGCGCATCACCGATGAAGAGGGTGTGGAATTGCCGGCCAAGCGCATCTATGAGCGCTTTATCGAGCGCTATGTGACGCAGCCGAATGCGCGCATCAAGTTCGTCGATCACCACACCTATCCGGCCGGCGATTTCAAGGGCGTGCGTATCGTCGCTGCCGAAATCACCGACAATGGCGAGGTGAAACGCATCGAGGGCAAGGGAACCGGTCCTATCGACGGGTTCATCAATGCGCTCTCGGTCTATCTCGGCATTGATCTGTCGGTGAATGATTATTCGGAGCATTCGCTGCAGCATGGCTCGAATGCCTCGGCTATCGCCTATGTCGAAATGGAGCATCCGGGGGGTAAGCTGTTCGGGGCGGGGATCAACACGAATATCGTGGCGGCGTCGCTGGAGGCGATTGTTTCGGCGGCCAATCGGGTGCTGGAAGAGCGGGCGAAGTAA
- the brnA gene encoding type II toxin-antitoxin system BrnA family antitoxin, with protein sequence MKTINAEDFDKKFDDGEDLDDYIDWSKAGRPGLEMVHVDIDLPEKVLRRVDAEAARLGMTRQSLMAKWIAERLETGRVGK encoded by the coding sequence ATGAAGACGATCAACGCTGAAGATTTCGACAAGAAATTCGACGATGGCGAAGATTTGGACGATTATATCGACTGGTCGAAGGCTGGCCGTCCCGGCTTGGAAATGGTCCATGTCGATATCGATCTTCCTGAAAAGGTTTTGCGCAGAGTGGATGCGGAGGCAGCACGCCTTGGCATGACGCGTCAGTCCCTTATGGCTAAATGGATCGCCGAAAGGCTGGAGACCGGCAGGGTCGGAAAATAA
- a CDS encoding BrnT family toxin, with product MDFEFDPAKSESNKDKHGIDFVEARALWLDKKRLVVPLETTSEERYIMIAQLRGKCWSAVYTYRNDRLRIISVRRSRDKEKQRYEDDQR from the coding sequence ATGGATTTCGAATTCGATCCTGCCAAAAGTGAAAGTAACAAAGACAAACATGGAATAGATTTCGTCGAAGCAAGAGCGCTTTGGCTGGACAAGAAAAGACTCGTCGTTCCTCTCGAAACCACTTCGGAAGAGCGGTATATTATGATCGCGCAATTGCGAGGAAAGTGCTGGAGCGCGGTTTACACCTACAGGAATGACCGGTTGCGAATCATTTCCGTCAGGCGTTCCAGAGACAAGGAGAAGCAGCGTTATGAAGACGATCAACGCTGA
- a CDS encoding benzoate/H(+) symporter BenE family transporter produces MLKDFSVQSLFMGCLTAFVGFASSFAVILQGLKAVGATDFQAASGLMVLSVAMGLCAIILSFATRMPISMAWSTPGGALLATTGVIEGGFPAAVGGFVVCAILIIVAGLFKPLGRAVASIPAPLANAMLSGVIIGLCYAPIKAIGFNPALGLPIILAWIVVGAFRRLFAVPAALAAFVLVMIFGVDIPVGALDSVAQSLTPPMEWVTPTFSLHAVVSIALPLFIVTMASQNIPGIAVLKVNHYDPQPGPLFAASGFFSLLSAPFGGHAVNLAAITAAMCAGEDAHPDPKRRYWAAIIAGVGYIIFGLLAGAVTAFVALAPPVLIQAVAGLALVGAFSGSAVAAFKEPETREAAAITFLITASGLSFAGVSGAFWGLIGGGLMMALQRVVKRG; encoded by the coding sequence ATGCTGAAAGATTTTTCCGTCCAGAGCCTGTTCATGGGCTGCCTGACCGCCTTTGTCGGTTTTGCCAGCTCTTTCGCCGTCATATTGCAGGGCCTGAAGGCTGTCGGTGCGACGGATTTCCAGGCGGCATCGGGGCTGATGGTGCTTTCGGTGGCGATGGGCCTGTGTGCCATCATTCTGTCCTTCGCCACAAGGATGCCCATCAGCATGGCCTGGTCGACGCCCGGAGGCGCCCTGCTAGCGACCACGGGGGTGATCGAGGGTGGGTTCCCGGCGGCTGTCGGCGGCTTTGTCGTCTGCGCGATCCTGATCATCGTTGCCGGGCTGTTCAAACCGCTCGGACGGGCGGTGGCCTCCATTCCCGCGCCGCTTGCCAATGCCATGCTCTCCGGGGTTATCATCGGCCTGTGTTATGCACCGATCAAGGCAATCGGTTTCAACCCGGCGCTCGGCCTGCCGATCATCCTCGCCTGGATCGTGGTGGGGGCGTTCCGGCGGCTTTTCGCCGTGCCCGCGGCGCTTGCGGCCTTCGTGCTGGTGATGATCTTTGGTGTCGATATTCCTGTGGGCGCTCTCGACAGCGTGGCGCAATCGCTGACGCCGCCGATGGAATGGGTGACGCCCACCTTCAGCCTGCACGCCGTCGTCTCCATCGCGCTGCCGCTCTTCATCGTCACCATGGCCTCGCAGAACATCCCGGGCATCGCGGTGCTGAAGGTCAATCATTACGATCCGCAGCCAGGACCGCTTTTCGCCGCGAGCGGTTTTTTCTCGCTGCTTTCAGCGCCCTTCGGCGGCCACGCGGTCAATCTTGCGGCAATCACGGCCGCGATGTGCGCGGGCGAGGATGCCCATCCCGATCCGAAACGGCGCTACTGGGCGGCCATCATCGCCGGTGTCGGTTATATCATCTTCGGCCTGCTGGCCGGTGCCGTCACGGCCTTCGTGGCGCTGGCGCCGCCTGTCCTCATTCAGGCAGTAGCGGGGCTGGCGCTGGTCGGCGCCTTTTCCGGGTCGGCCGTCGCGGCCTTCAAGGAGCCGGAAACCCGTGAAGCGGCGGCCATCACCTTCCTCATCACGGCGTCCGGCCTCTCTTTCGCCGGCGTTTCCGGGGCGTTCTGGGGGCTGATTGGCGGCGGTTTGATGATGGCGTTGCAGCGGGTGGTGAAGCGTGGTTAG
- a CDS encoding NrsF family protein translates to MRKTEDIIEKLAGDLKPVTAFALERRLVRAALPALGFSLVMMLLFLGLRRDMSDAMTEPGFWVKSAYNALLALTAFLAVMRLARPDGDRGGLFAWLAVIFVAMSVIALVQLGFALPGTYRTLILGSSALHCPLLIVAFALPLFLANFAVLKRSAPADPTLAGFAAGLAAGAAGAWVYSWFCTENGMAFVLIWYSLGILVTGVIGAFAGSRLLRW, encoded by the coding sequence ATGAGGAAGACGGAAGACATCATCGAAAAACTGGCGGGTGATCTGAAACCCGTAACCGCCTTTGCGCTGGAGCGCAGGCTGGTGCGCGCCGCCTTGCCGGCGCTCGGCTTCTCGCTCGTCATGATGCTCCTCTTTCTGGGGCTGCGCAGGGATATGAGTGACGCGATGACCGAACCCGGTTTCTGGGTCAAATCCGCCTATAATGCCCTGCTGGCCCTGACGGCATTTCTGGCCGTCATGCGTCTTGCGCGGCCGGATGGCGACAGAGGCGGCCTGTTCGCCTGGCTTGCCGTGATTTTTGTCGCCATGTCTGTCATAGCGCTCGTCCAGCTTGGATTTGCCCTGCCGGGCACCTATCGCACTCTCATTCTCGGGTCATCGGCGCTGCATTGCCCGCTCCTGATCGTCGCTTTCGCGCTGCCTTTGTTTCTGGCGAATTTCGCAGTTCTCAAACGCTCTGCTCCCGCCGATCCCACGCTTGCGGGTTTTGCCGCCGGCCTTGCGGCCGGTGCGGCGGGGGCCTGGGTCTATTCGTGGTTTTGCACAGAAAACGGCATGGCTTTCGTGCTGATCTGGTACTCGCTCGGCATTCTCGTGACCGGTGTGATCGGCGCTTTTGCCGGTTCACGCCTGCTGCGGTGGTGA
- a CDS encoding sigma-70 family RNA polymerase sigma factor, whose translation MLMLRSLDGDEASYRHLLHALRRLLVAYYGRRMADAARADVEDLVQETLLSLHAKRETYDRARPFTAWFFSIARYKLIDHYRGRGRRMLSEVELDETLEAEPSVDAVMARMDVERLLDELPERQRDLIRRVKLEGQSIAEAAEKSGQTELAARVGIHRTLKVLAAKLRGDT comes from the coding sequence ATGCTGATGCTGCGTTCCCTTGATGGGGACGAAGCCTCCTACAGGCATTTGCTCCATGCCTTGAGGCGGCTGCTGGTCGCCTATTACGGCCGGCGTATGGCCGATGCGGCTCGAGCCGATGTGGAAGATCTTGTGCAGGAAACTCTGTTGTCCCTTCACGCCAAGCGGGAGACCTACGATCGTGCGCGACCGTTTACGGCATGGTTCTTCTCGATAGCGCGCTACAAGCTCATCGATCACTACAGGGGCAGGGGCAGGCGCATGCTCTCGGAAGTCGAACTCGACGAAACACTGGAGGCGGAGCCGTCCGTCGATGCGGTCATGGCCCGCATGGATGTGGAGCGGCTGCTCGATGAGTTGCCGGAGCGGCAACGCGATCTTATCCGAAGGGTAAAGCTCGAAGGCCAGTCGATCGCCGAAGCGGCGGAAAAATCCGGCCAGACCGAGCTTGCGGCGAGGGTCGGTATTCACAGAACGCTGAAAGTCCTGGCGGCAAAGTTGCGGGGGGACACATGA
- a CDS encoding pentapeptide MXKDX repeat protein, translating into MTRIFTAIATASLLSALSFAGIAHADSMKTDTMKKDTMHGDMMKAETMKKDGMSMAGKKDCMHKAGMQKDKMKKAEMIKTCDMMK; encoded by the coding sequence ATGACCCGCATCTTTACCGCCATTGCCACCGCCTCCCTCTTATCCGCTCTGTCCTTCGCCGGCATCGCCCATGCCGACAGCATGAAAACCGATACGATGAAGAAGGATACCATGCATGGTGACATGATGAAGGCGGAGACGATGAAGAAAGACGGCATGTCCATGGCCGGCAAAAAGGACTGCATGCACAAGGCCGGCATGCAAAAGGACAAGATGAAAAAGGCCGAGATGATAAAGACCTGCGACATGATGAAATAA
- a CDS encoding ATP-dependent Clp protease proteolytic subunit encodes MNEDEDDKSKELPIGKETEANLFKSRSIFIYGGITQELAQKVCTQLVALAAASDDDIRVYVNSPGGHVESGDSIHDMIKFIKPKVTIIGTGWVASAGALIYVSVPKERRLCLPNTRFLLHQPSGGTRGMASDIEIQAREIIKMNQRLIKIFSKATGQNEEKIAKDIDRDYWLSAEDAKDYGLVGKIVESQSEL; translated from the coding sequence ATGAACGAAGACGAAGACGACAAGAGCAAGGAACTGCCGATCGGCAAGGAAACGGAAGCGAATCTTTTCAAGTCGCGTTCGATCTTCATCTATGGTGGCATCACGCAGGAACTGGCGCAGAAGGTCTGCACGCAGCTCGTGGCTCTTGCCGCCGCCAGCGACGACGACATTCGCGTTTACGTCAATTCGCCGGGTGGCCATGTCGAATCGGGTGATTCCATCCATGACATGATCAAGTTCATCAAGCCGAAGGTCACGATCATCGGTACGGGCTGGGTCGCCTCCGCCGGCGCGCTGATCTACGTTTCCGTGCCGAAGGAACGTCGCCTCTGCCTGCCCAACACCCGCTTCCTGCTGCACCAACCCTCCGGCGGTACGCGCGGCATGGCATCCGACATCGAAATCCAGGCGCGCGAAATCATCAAGATGAACCAGCGCCTGATCAAGATCTTCTCCAAGGCCACCGGCCAGAACGAAGAAAAGATCGCCAAGGATATCGACCGCGATTACTGGCTGAGCGCAGAAGACGCCAAGGATTATGGCCTCGTCGGCAAGATCGTCGAAAGCCAGTCGGAACTCTGA
- a CDS encoding HupE/UreJ family protein, translated as MLKRLSLAAAALGLTTLPAFAHLNPEEHGSFMAGVSHPFFGADHILAMVAVGIWASQIAVAQNDRKALWIVPSAFVGTMAAGFLMAVLGIGLPFVEPAILASVIGLGLLVAMAARLPTAAAAAVVGAFALFHGHAHGGELGSAGALQFGIGFMIATAILHVAGIALGLGIARFGSVASRTIGALTAIAGLSLAFGG; from the coding sequence ATGCTGAAAAGACTAAGCCTTGCCGCTGCGGCACTCGGCCTTACCACCCTGCCCGCCTTCGCCCATCTGAACCCGGAAGAACACGGCTCCTTCATGGCCGGCGTCTCCCACCCCTTCTTCGGCGCGGACCATATTCTGGCGATGGTGGCCGTCGGCATCTGGGCCTCGCAGATCGCCGTGGCGCAAAACGACCGCAAGGCGTTGTGGATTGTGCCTTCCGCTTTCGTCGGCACCATGGCCGCGGGTTTCCTGATGGCCGTTCTGGGAATCGGCCTTCCCTTCGTCGAACCGGCCATTCTGGCCTCCGTCATCGGCCTTGGCCTGCTGGTTGCCATGGCGGCTAGGCTTCCCACGGCAGCGGCGGCCGCCGTCGTTGGTGCTTTCGCCCTTTTCCACGGCCACGCCCATGGCGGTGAACTCGGCAGCGCCGGCGCCCTGCAATTCGGCATCGGCTTCATGATCGCCACCGCAATCCTGCACGTTGCCGGTATCGCGCTCGGCCTCGGCATCGCCCGTTTCGGCTCGGTCGCCAGCCGCACCATCGGCGCGCTGACGGCAATTGCCGGCCTCTCGCTTGCCTTTGGCGGCTGA